A part of Haloarchaeobius sp. HME9146 genomic DNA contains:
- a CDS encoding acyl-CoA dehydrogenase family protein, translating into MELTTEQAAVRDVVREFAEEELRPVAAECDAEQTFPEDVWDQLADLDLTGLTVPEEYGGYDADPMTYAIINEEMAYGMLSVATALSVHGLATSCIAEFGDDDLKEAWLPEMAQGRPIGAFALSEPDAGSNPAEMSTVARRDGDEFVIDGKKQWITNGKRSDVIILFAKTDRDDPGSITQFLVPKDEVEGLEVGKKEDKLGLRASDTTTLMFDGVRIPEEYQLTEEGKGLSAAFHILTGGRIAIGAQSVGLAQAAFDEALQYSQDREQFDQPISNFQAIRHKLADMQTKITAGRLLTREAARKKAQGDQQETAFAASQAKYFASEAAMDVTNEAVQIHGGYGYTTDFPVERFYRDAKILTIYEGTSEIQKKIIARHLLD; encoded by the coding sequence ATGGAACTGACAACGGAGCAGGCGGCGGTCCGGGACGTCGTCCGGGAGTTCGCGGAGGAGGAACTGCGCCCGGTGGCGGCGGAGTGCGACGCAGAGCAGACCTTCCCGGAGGACGTCTGGGACCAGCTCGCCGACCTCGACCTGACGGGGCTGACGGTCCCCGAGGAGTACGGCGGCTACGACGCCGACCCGATGACGTACGCCATCATCAACGAGGAGATGGCGTACGGGATGCTGTCGGTCGCGACCGCACTCTCGGTCCACGGGCTCGCCACCTCCTGTATCGCCGAGTTCGGCGACGACGACCTGAAGGAAGCCTGGCTGCCGGAGATGGCGCAGGGCCGCCCCATCGGGGCGTTCGCGCTCTCCGAGCCGGATGCCGGCTCGAACCCGGCCGAGATGTCGACCGTCGCCCGCCGCGACGGCGACGAGTTCGTCATCGACGGGAAGAAACAGTGGATCACGAACGGCAAGCGAAGCGACGTCATCATCCTGTTCGCGAAGACCGACCGCGACGACCCCGGTTCCATCACCCAGTTCCTCGTCCCCAAGGACGAGGTCGAGGGGCTCGAAGTCGGCAAGAAGGAGGACAAGCTCGGCCTGCGCGCCTCGGACACGACCACGCTGATGTTCGATGGGGTTCGCATCCCCGAAGAGTACCAGCTCACCGAGGAGGGCAAGGGCCTCTCGGCGGCGTTCCACATCCTCACCGGCGGCCGCATCGCCATCGGTGCGCAGTCGGTCGGCCTCGCACAGGCCGCCTTCGACGAGGCACTGCAGTACTCCCAGGACCGCGAGCAGTTCGACCAGCCCATCTCGAACTTCCAGGCCATCCGACACAAGCTCGCGGACATGCAGACGAAGATCACCGCGGGTCGCCTGCTCACCCGCGAGGCCGCCCGCAAGAAAGCCCAGGGCGACCAGCAGGAGACCGCGTTCGCCGCCTCCCAGGCGAAGTACTTCGCCAGCGAGGCCGCCATGGACGTGACCAACGAGGCCGTCCAGATCCACGGCGGCTACGGCTACACGACCGACTTCCCGGTCGAGCGCTTCTACCGCGACGCGAAGATCCTCACCATCTACGAGGGCACCTCGGAGATCCAGAAGAAGATAATCGCCCGCCACCTGCTCGACTGA
- a CDS encoding HAD hydrolase-like protein — translation MTREYEGIVYDLDGTLVRLNVDWAAVARDVTAVYEDAGVSPDGRDLWGLFEDAHTHGLRDPVHEAIAAHEREGARNSDRLSLADDLADEHRPIAVCSLNCEAACHIALEIHDLADHVAAVVGRDTVAEYKPHPQPLLEAVSAIELEPGTVVFVGDTERDEKTAQRAGMDFEWV, via the coding sequence GTGACTCGCGAGTACGAGGGCATCGTCTACGACCTCGATGGGACGCTCGTCCGCCTGAACGTCGACTGGGCGGCGGTCGCCCGCGACGTGACCGCGGTGTACGAGGACGCCGGCGTCTCGCCCGACGGCCGGGACCTCTGGGGGCTGTTCGAGGACGCGCACACCCACGGTCTGCGCGACCCGGTGCACGAAGCCATCGCGGCCCACGAGCGCGAGGGTGCACGCAACTCCGACCGGCTCTCGCTCGCTGACGACCTCGCCGACGAGCACCGGCCCATCGCGGTGTGCTCGCTCAACTGCGAGGCCGCCTGCCACATCGCCCTGGAGATTCACGACCTCGCGGACCACGTGGCCGCCGTGGTCGGTCGCGACACCGTCGCCGAGTACAAACCGCACCCCCAGCCGTTGCTCGAAGCAGTGTCGGCTATCGAACTGGAGCCCGGTACCGTCGTCTTCGTCGGTGACACCGAACGCGACGAAAAGACGGCACAGCGCGCCGGGATGGACTTCGAGTGGGTGTAG